The following are encoded in a window of Alosa sapidissima isolate fAloSap1 chromosome 10, fAloSap1.pri, whole genome shotgun sequence genomic DNA:
- the LOC121720910 gene encoding protein phosphatase 2C-like domain-containing protein 1 gives MDRKPAVEKCCSVLLEDPKETCDSSQDSFSVSDGLSSCEEFGHVTGKTPAPTGLSPGSKYNVVTYPGKSPLVRAVAVGADRNAPWRKDMEDTNVIIDSYGGKEGTSFFGVFDGFHGRSSTEWAARELSVLLLEQLVKLDPSFSLDSEQRDFLSQMKPLFERTASTSTEAGTTSKDQQMTQAFTTAFAHMDRLLGLGRNESSKIRWSGCTSVVCIVDQETAPEEDHNTLHGRMLIANCGNIHAVVYKTGKSFCLTKDHSLANPRERKRILKEGGTISSNKQHGLVEGLLRATRGLGNYGNRRLRKVVPPTPYFMSLSLDASVGLLVLGSSGLWDGLQPEEVAPIVRWCSHDCLKHHRHANAAKGHHEGLDRSKLRETTEDPDNQERCNERPPCGVTLGDQQGAAPMSQPKNPSDEEEAGRDAGVEVDYEWLAASICRKLMKGAVAGGSRENISVIVILLRGLDVLSVQSDNGV, from the exons ATGGATAGAAAACCTGCAGTCGAGAAATG CTGCTCTGTTCTGCTAGAGGACCCAAAGGAGACCTGTGACTCCAGCCAGGATTCCTTCAGCGTTTCAGATGGCCTGAGCAGCTGTGAAGAGTTTGGTCATGTCACAGGCAAGACCCCAGCCCCCACTGGGCTGTCTCCAGGGTCAAAGTACAATGTGGTCACCTACCCAGGGAAAAGCCCTCTGGTCAGGGCTGTGGCCGTAGGGGCGGACAGGAACGCGCCCTGGAGGAAAGACATGGAGGACACCAATGTGATCATTGACAGCTATGGGGGCAAAGAAGGGACAAGTTTCTTCGGGGTGTTTGACGGTTTCCATGGACGGAGTTCGACCGAGTGGGCGGCGAGAGAGCTCTCAGTCCTGCTGCTGGAACAGCTGGTCAAACTCGACCCCTCGTTCTCCTTGGATAGCGAACAGAGGGACTTCCTTTCCCAGATGAAACCCCTGTTTGAAAGAACAGCCTCAACCTCCACAGAGGCAGGGACCACGTCCAAAGACCAGCAGATGACCCAGGCGTTCACCACCGCGTTTGCACACATGGACAGGCTGCTCGGGCTGGGCCGCAACGAGAGCTCCAAGATCCGCTGGAGCGGCTGCACCTCCGTTGTCTGTATAGTGGATCAGGAGACAGCCCCTGAGGAGGACCACAACACCCTGCATGGAAGGATGCTTATCGCTAACTGTG GAAACATCCATGCTGTTGTGTACAAAACTGGCAAGAGCTTTTGCTTGACCAAGGACCACAGCCTGGCAAACCCCAGGGAGCGCAAGCGCATCCTGAAGGAAGGCGGCACCATCAGCTCCAACAAGCAGCACGGCCTGGTGGAGGGCCTGCTCCGCGCCACGCGTGGCCTGGGCAACTACGGCAACCGCAGGCTCAGGAAGGTGGTGCCCCCAACGCCCTACTTCATGTCCCTGAGCCTGGACGCGTCCGTTGGCCTGCTGGTGCTGGGCTCTAGTGGGCTCTGGGACGGATTGCAGCCAGAGGAGGTCGCCCCCATCGTGCGGTGGTGCTCCCACGACTGTCTGAAGCATCACAGGCATGCCAACGCTGCCAAGGGGCACCACGAAGGCCTGGACAGGTCCAAGCTCCGAGAGACCACTGAGGACCCTGACAACCAAGAGAGGTGCAACGAGAGGCCACCATGTGGAGTTACACTGGGGGACCAACAGGGGGCAGCACCCATGAGCCAGCCCAAGAACCCCTCTGATGAAGAGGAAGCAGGCAGGGATGCTGGGGTGGAAGTGGACTATGAGTGGCTTGCAGCAAGCATATGCAGAAAGCTGATGAAGGGAGCGGTGGCCGGAGGGTCCAGGGAGAACATCTCAGTCATAGTCATCCTCCTCCGAGGGCTGGACGTGCTGAGTGTCCAATCAGACAATGGGGTCTGA
- the efhb gene encoding EF-hand domain-containing family member B has protein sequence MTLVKDRLPSIPTAGKRIPFGDRVKTCLELAPRAITPPVVKKFLNTTRPEAGVIRVFYGKANDPDIASNQMHGVITRTSITSGSLINPAPKTRFQQKLQQLDEALYATHQRAPLGRSHDQRSGLPKWFDLNQTTFGVKNIHCINNAQKIINPPKTSEQVERDFQEGHQYYVRSHNAYFVGERVDRAYDWRHCGKDIRFGVPTPHHNDGRNVSKSLHWPCDNQKHNSALIVSQQCDDFRERTQPQIGKVHDPIADSLKLPADHTFGILLRPDKFDARDLIHAIPPSNYLRGKDRQQTLVSVARQHLKKANYRNFNSLLQAFRHYDKKGQGKIDKEDLQAVCRQFNLDLSGPVLDSLMECCDKDKDGYISFLEFANFLNWKDKMPINRLEQKILTRERKVSTAPASMQREGGLVSDAASLLRPDDLEPVELGSWLKTPKTLPHARSTPKEFATSSSQIGAVVGRASTANVPTHGVPTVRLDLPAPRVRRVSDRTNYGDQASAYDLLYPPLHSLWGVHEEAFFSARPKDEISAIFRNAGVNVSEEAFEEAWRMASTRHPDGEVCVEGFRNALREIQAH, from the exons ATGACTTTGGTAAAGGACAGATTACCAAGCATTCCAACG GCAGGGAAAAGAATACCCTTTGGTGACCGGGTGAAGACATGTTTGGAGTTAGCGCCACGG GCTATCACACCACCTGTGGTGAAGAAGTTTCTCAATACCACTCGCCCTGAGGCAGGAGTCATCCGTGTGTTCTATGGGAAAGCCAATGACCCTGATATTGCCAGCAATCAAATGCATGGAGTGATAACCAGAACATCTATTACT AGTGGATCACTGATAAATCCTGCACCAAAGACCCGGTTTCAGCAGAAGCTGCAGCAACTTGATGAAGCCCTGTATGCCACCCACCAGAGAGCTCCTCTTGGCAGGTCTCATGACCAAAGGTCTGGGCTGCCTAAGTGGTTTGACCTTAACCAAACTACATTTGGTGTGAAGAACATTCACT GCATCAACAACGCACAAAAAATCATCAACCCTCCTAAAACCTCTGAGCAAGTGGAGAGAGATTTCCAGGAAGGCCATCAGTATTATGTGCGGTCTCATAATGCTTACTTTGTAG GTGAGCGCGTGGACAGGGCATACGATTGGAGACACTGTGGGAAAGACATCAGGTTCGGAGTGCCCACCCCCCACCATAATGATGGACGCAATGTCTCCAAGTCCCTCCACTGGCCATGTGATAACCAAAA ACATAACAGTGCACTGATTGTCTCACAGCAGTGTGATGACTTCAGAGAAAGGACTCAGCCCCAAATAGGCAAAGTGCATGATCC AATTGCAGATAGTCTGAAGCTTCCGGCAGATCACACATTTGGAATCTTGTTGAGACCTGACAAGTTTG ATGCTAGGGACCTAATTCACGCCATTCCACCATCCAACTACCTCCGAGGGAAGGACCGACAGCAGACTCTAGTCAGCGTTGCTCGCCAGCACCTGAAGAAGGCCAATTATCGCAACTTCAACTCTCTGCTGCAGGCCTTCAGACACTATGACAAG AAGGGGCAGGGAAAGATCGACAAAGAGGATCTCCAGGCAGTGTGCCGTCAGTTTAATCTGGACCTTAGTGGGCCGGTGTTGGATAGCCTCATGGAGTGCTGTGACAAGGACAAAGACGGGTACATCAGCTTCCTAGAGTTCGCCAACTTCCTCAACTGGAAAGACAAAATGCCCATCAACAGATTGGAGCAGAAGATTCTCACTAGAG AGCGCAAGGTCAGCACGGCGCCAGCCAgcatgcagagagagggaggcctgGTGTCGGACGCAGCGTCCCTGCTCAGACCCGACGACCTGGAGCCGGTGGAGCTGGGAAGCTGGCTGAAGACCCCCAAGACTCTGCCTCACGCCAGAAGCACTCCAAAGGAGTTTGCCACCTCATCATCGCAGATTGGAGCTGTTGTGGGTAGAGCCTCCACTGCCA ATGTGCCGACCCACGGAGTCCCAACCGTACGCCTGGATTTGCCCGCACCACGCGTCCGGCGCGTCAGTGACCGCACCAACTATGGAGATCAGGCCTCAGCCTACGACCTGCTCTACCCACCTCTCCACTCCCTGTGGGGCGTGCATGAGGAGGCCTTCTTCTCTGCACGGCCCAAAGATGAG ATTTCGGCAATATTCCGGAATGCTGGAGTTAACGTCTCTGAGGAGGCCTTTGAGGAGGCATGGAGGATGGCGTCCACGAGGCATCCTGATGGGGAAGTGTGTGTCGAGGGTTTCCGGAATGCACTGAGAGAAATTCAGGCTCATTGA
- the si:dkey-82o10.4 gene encoding m-AAA protease-interacting protein 1, mitochondrial isoform X1 codes for MVNNYGPKGLVMQRIAYFATCHELGGIMGCKPLACPWKRNPPANQTPFSSWAFLQPCSSRPLEGTQFSNCTLHNLRRQNTLFVCQRFRQYSSDSDNEPKKSRRPAISVVGIPDPISWIRNKIIMVFIELYFDINISSVEFDTGVKQAVVHVSTMVSNGKFEDLRGVMSDEAVERVKTKYKVLSDVQRRNIAICSDDIVFLLPEDVSVIFDNRGRKFCYVLMRLWHLSDADIPEDPESTRIFRVENSGEDPSKKIVTAVYEFHQELTRGVEPDWTVTHIWHWKQLE; via the exons GGCCGAAGGGACTCGTAATGCAGCGCATCGCTTACTTTGCAACGTGCCATGAACTTGGAGGGATAATGGGGTGCAAGCCGTTGGCCTGTCCTTGGAAGAGAAACCCTCCTGCTAACCAGACCCCATTCAGCTCCTGGGCGTTTCTACAACCATGTAGCTCCCGTCCGCTGGAAGGGACACAGTTCTCTAATTGCACCTTGCATAATCTAAGGAGACAAAATACGCTATTTGTCTGTCAGAGATTCAGACAGTACAGCAGCGACAGTGACAATGAGCCCAAGAAGTCGAGACGACCAGCCATCTCTGTCGTGGGCATTCCAGATCCCATCTCATGGATACGAAATAAAATCATAATGGTCTTCATTGAACTCTATTTTGATATAAATATTTCTAGCGTGGAATTTGATACTGGAGTGAAGCAG GCTGTGGTACACGTCTCTACAATGGTCTCCAATGGCAAGTTTGAGGATTTGAGGGGTGTTATGTCTGATGAG GCTGTTGAAAGAGTCAAGACGAAATACAAAGTTTTATCAGATGTCCAGAGAAGAAACATAGCTATCTGTTCAGATGATATTGTGTTTTTACTTCCTGAAGACGTCTCTGTGATCTTTGATAATCGAG GGAGGAAATTTTGTTACGTCTTGATGCGCTTGTGGCACCTGTCAGATGCAGATATCCCTGAGGACCCTGAGAGCACACGGATCTTCAGAGTAGAGAACAGCGGAGAGGACCCATCTAAGAAGATTGTGACCGCTGTGTATGA GTTTCACCAGGAGCTGACCAGGGGAGTCGAACCAGACTGGACGGTGACACACATCTGGCACTGGAAACAGCTGGAGTGA
- the si:dkey-82o10.4 gene encoding m-AAA protease-interacting protein 1, mitochondrial isoform X2, protein MQRIAYFATCHELGGIMGCKPLACPWKRNPPANQTPFSSWAFLQPCSSRPLEGTQFSNCTLHNLRRQNTLFVCQRFRQYSSDSDNEPKKSRRPAISVVGIPDPISWIRNKIIMVFIELYFDINISSVEFDTGVKQAVVHVSTMVSNGKFEDLRGVMSDEAVERVKTKYKVLSDVQRRNIAICSDDIVFLLPEDVSVIFDNRGRKFCYVLMRLWHLSDADIPEDPESTRIFRVENSGEDPSKKIVTAVYEFHQELTRGVEPDWTVTHIWHWKQLE, encoded by the exons ATGCAGCGCATCGCTTACTTTGCAACGTGCCATGAACTTGGAGGGATAATGGGGTGCAAGCCGTTGGCCTGTCCTTGGAAGAGAAACCCTCCTGCTAACCAGACCCCATTCAGCTCCTGGGCGTTTCTACAACCATGTAGCTCCCGTCCGCTGGAAGGGACACAGTTCTCTAATTGCACCTTGCATAATCTAAGGAGACAAAATACGCTATTTGTCTGTCAGAGATTCAGACAGTACAGCAGCGACAGTGACAATGAGCCCAAGAAGTCGAGACGACCAGCCATCTCTGTCGTGGGCATTCCAGATCCCATCTCATGGATACGAAATAAAATCATAATGGTCTTCATTGAACTCTATTTTGATATAAATATTTCTAGCGTGGAATTTGATACTGGAGTGAAGCAG GCTGTGGTACACGTCTCTACAATGGTCTCCAATGGCAAGTTTGAGGATTTGAGGGGTGTTATGTCTGATGAG GCTGTTGAAAGAGTCAAGACGAAATACAAAGTTTTATCAGATGTCCAGAGAAGAAACATAGCTATCTGTTCAGATGATATTGTGTTTTTACTTCCTGAAGACGTCTCTGTGATCTTTGATAATCGAG GGAGGAAATTTTGTTACGTCTTGATGCGCTTGTGGCACCTGTCAGATGCAGATATCCCTGAGGACCCTGAGAGCACACGGATCTTCAGAGTAGAGAACAGCGGAGAGGACCCATCTAAGAAGATTGTGACCGCTGTGTATGA GTTTCACCAGGAGCTGACCAGGGGAGTCGAACCAGACTGGACGGTGACACACATCTGGCACTGGAAACAGCTGGAGTGA
- the rab5ab gene encoding RAB5A, member RAS oncogene family, b, whose product MASRGGATRPNGPNAGNKICQFKLVLLGESAVGKSSLVLRFVKGQFHEFQESTIGAAFLTQTVCLDDTTVKFEIWDTAGQERYHSLAPMYYRGAQAAIVVYDITNEESFARAKNWVKELQRQASPNIVIALAGNKADLANKRALDFQLAQSYADDNSLLFMETSAKTSMNVNEIFMAIAKKLPKNEPQPTGASASRNRGVDLTETAQPTKGPCCSN is encoded by the exons ATGGCAAGTCGGGGTGGTGCTACAAGACCCAACGGGCCGAATGCCGGCAATAAAATCTGCCAGTTCAAGCTGGTACTGCTCGGAGAGTCGGCTGTGGGAAAGTCCAGTTTGGTGCTCCGGTTCGTCAAAGGCCAGTTTCATGAATTTCAGGAGAGCACAATAGGAG CTGCCTTCCTCACTCAGACAGTGTGTTTGGATGACACAACAGTCAAATTTGAGATCTGGGACACAGCAGGACAGGAGCGCTATCACAGTCTGGCACCCATGTACTACAGGGGAGCGCAGGCTGCCATCGTGGTCTACGACATCACAAACGAG GAATCATTTGCACGAGCGAAAAACTGGGTGAAGGAACTTCAGAGACAAGCCAGTCCAAACATCGTAATAGCCTTGGCAGGTAACAAGGCCGACCTTGCCAACAAGAGAGCCCTGGACTTTCAG cTTGCACAGTCGTACGCGGATGACAACAGCCTGCTCTTCATGGAGACCTCTGCAAAGACATCCATGAATGTCAACGAAATCTTCATGGCTATTG CGAAGAAATTGCCCAAGAACGAGCCCCAGCCAACCGGCGCGAGTGCCAGCCGCAACCGGGGAGTGGACCTTACAGAGACAGCCCAGCCCACTAAAGGACCATGTTGCAGTAACTAA